Genomic DNA from Paenibacillus donghaensis:
TCCACGTCGAGCGTCATTCCGCCTACACTCAGGCTCCGTTCATTGTTGCTACCCGCATAGGTGCCGTAGGCGCGGCGCAGCTGGCTTTTGATCTTGGCCATGGCAATCTCGTAGTCGAACGGCTTGGTGATGTAATCATCCGCCCCGTTCTCCAGTGCCATTACCTGATCCATCTTGCCGTCGCGGGCAGACAGGAACAGAATCGGACAGGTGGAGATACCGCGAATCTGGCGGCACCAGTAGTAGCCGTCGTATTTCGGCAGATTGACATCCAGCAGCACCAGATGTGGCGCAAATGCCTCAAACTGCTGGCGCACCTGTTCAAACTGCTCCACCGCCTGGGTTTCGTAACCAAATTTATGTAGATAGTCCTGCAGCAGCGCTACCAGGCCACGGTCGTCTTCGATAATGAATATTTTGAACATTGGCATGCCTCCGGTCACAGTCCTAACTCGGACTGAGGGGTATAGCCCATCATATATACAGGCTGGGAGAATAGTCAAATTGGGGGGCGGGGTGTTGGGAGATGAGGATGAGGTGGTGGGGGCGTGAGACGAGGCGCGGAGGGCGCTTGAGACGGAATGGCGAGGGTGGCGGCTCGGCGGCTCGGCGATGAAGCCTATGCCCGTTCGAGAGTAAATTAAGGGATTTATCCTTTATTTTTTTCACTTTTAGCCGATTCCGGCTTAAAATAAGGGATTTATCCCTTACTTTTCTTGCATTTGGCTGATTCAGACATAAAATATGGGATTTATCCCTTATTTATGTCTCAGGTAACCAGGATGGATGTTAATTACGAGACTTGGCTGATATTCCACACACAACAGTACCGTAGACGCACATTACTATAACAAATCCGCTTCTCATCACACCTCTTCGCCACGTACGCACCATTCAAAGGCATTTTTGCCTCTCATTTCATCCAAACTGCCACCTCCGCACACTTCAAAGGCATATTTGCCTCTCATTCCGCCTACATCGCCACTTCCGCACCATTCAAAGGCATATTTGCCTTTCATTCCGCCCACATCGCCACAATCGCACCATTCAAAGGCATATTTGCCTCTCATTCCGCCCACATCGCCACCTCCGCACCATTCAAAGGCATTTTTGCCTCTCATTTCATCCAAACTGCCACTTCCGCACCATTCAAAGGCATATTTGCCTTCATTCCGCCTACATCGCCACTTCCGCACACTTCAAAGGCATTTTTGCCTCTCATTCCGCCGACATCGCCACTTCCGCACCATTCAAAGGCATTTTTGCCTCTCATTCCGCCCACATCGCCACTTCCGCATACTTCAGAGGCATTTTTGCCTCTTATCTCTTCCGCATCGCTGCATTCGAGCAGCAGTTCTCGCCGCACACCAGTTAAAGCGTGGCCGGGGTGAGCTCTAGGCGGTGGGGGAGCTCAAAAAGCATAACGGCGAGAGTGGCGGCTGGGTGGCGAAGAAGCTTATAATGACTGTTTGAGTTTGAATTAAGGGATTTATCTCTTATTTATGTAACAGGTAACTAGGATGGACGTAACTTATGGGGATGGCTGATATTACACACACAACAGTTGCCGCAGTGCACATTTCTATAACAAATCCGTCCCTCATCCCCTCATATAGTCACTTCCGCGCCATTCAAAGGCCTTTTTGCCTCTCATTCCACCCACTTCGCCGCTTCCGCTCAGCAGTTCTCACCCTACACCAGTAAACCCTTGTTACTTTAACAACACTTCTACATCAATATACGCCTTAATCTTACATTGCTACTTCATCAGGTGCAGCCACGCTCGTATCAATCAGGGGCATGGGCGGGGTGAAGGCGGTATCGGCGTTCTGCAGCAGCCAGCGGTTGAAGTTCCGGTGATCCTCCACCGCTTGCGCGCTCCAGCCCCGGGCCAGCAGTCTGTGCGCTCTGATCTCGTCTTCACAGTACAAGCCCACAAATATCGGCTGAAAGTGCGCCTTCAGTACCATCCGCTCGAACTCCTCAGCATGAAGGTTCCGCACAGAATGGTCAGCCTGCCGCTTACGGTCATTTGATCGGCGACGTGAAACCATACATTTTTGATCAGATCCCAGTCGTCCATAAGACCAGGCAGCTGGTCCAGATCGAGAATAATATGCTCGGGACAGAGTCGCAGCAGCTCTGGAATTACTGTTGTCTAACCGGACCCGGAGGCCCCTGTAATAAGCACTATCGGTTGTTTAGCCAACTATTCCACTCTGTTCTCCATTTATTTATAGCAGCAAAAAAGCCGTGGATGAACATCGTTCACCCACGGCTCTCCCCGCAACCATCCGTTCTACCGGCCATCCAGCAGATTGCCCAGTCCGCCGAGGATGCTGCCTTCTTCCTTGCGCCCGGCATTGCCGGCCGCGGACAGGATGCGGTCCGCCATCCGGCTGAACGGCAGCGACTGCACCCAGACCTTGCCCGGTCCGCGCAGGGTGGCGAAGAACAGGCCCTCGCCGCCGAACAAGGCGGTTTTGACCCCTTTGACCATTTCAATATTGTAATCCACTGATGAGGTCATCGCCACCAGACAGCCGGTATCGAGTTTGATCGTCTCCCCGGGCTGCAGCGTACGCTCCAACACATAGCCGCCGGAGTGGGCAAAGGCCAGGCCGTCACCCTCCATTTTTTGCATAATAAAACCTTCCCCGCCAAAAAAACCAGCCCCCAGCTTTCGCTGGAACTCAATGCCGATTGACACGCCTTTGGCCGCGCAGAGGAAGGAATCCTTCTGGCAGATGATTTTGCCGCCGTACTGCTGGAGGTCGAGGGGGATGATTTTGCCCGGATAAGGGGCTGCAAAGGTCACACTCTTACGTCCATAACCTCCACTGTGGGTAAATACGGTCATGAACAAGCTTTCTCCGGTCAGCAGCCGTTTGCCTGCCCCCATCAGCTTGCCCACCAGCCCGCCGCCTCTGGCGCTTCCGCTGCCGTCGCCAAAAATCGTCTCCATCGTGATCTCCGGGTCCATCATCATGAAGCTGCCCGCTTCGGCAATTACACTTTCGCCTGGATCGAGCTGTACCTCCACACACTGAATTTCCTCACCCATAATGACATAATCGATCTCATGAGCACTCATCCCGCTATTCCTCCTTGTTGGCACTTCAAACTTTATACGCCCTTAACCTGCCTGTGGTTGCGCATGATTCCGGCCATCTCAGCGAACCGGCAACCGTTCATATGACATAAGAAAAAAGCCAACTCTTATAATAAGAGCTGACTTTAATCTAAGTATAACTGCGTAAAAGGAGCAGGGTTCCCTAGCTGACAAGGCTTCAATGTACATCCTGTGCCTGGCCCAGCTTCTTCTGAAGCTTCGGTACCTTGACCAGCTTGGGTCTGCCGAGGGAAGTTGTAAAGGTAATCACATAGCCTGCTACGACTACGGCCATCACCGTGTACATGGTTTCCTTCAGCGGCATATAGAACAGAGACAACGCCAGTACGACAACATCCATAATAATAAACACTGTACCTACCTTGATTCCCTTCCATTCACTGATCAGCAGCGATAGAATATCGTCACCGCCGCTCGCCCCGCCGCCACGCAGGACCATACCCGCTCCTAAACCTGTAAGTATACCGGACAACAATGCCGCCAGCGGCAGATTATCCTGCAGATTTATGACGAATCCGGAATAACGCTCCATCAGACCGTAGAACAATGTAAAGGCTCCTACTGAAATGAAGGTATGACAGACGAACGTTTTTCCTTTGTAGAACATTGCAATTAAGAGTACGGGTATATCCAGCACAAGAATGGTGATGGAAGGCGAAATCCCCAGTACATACTTGCCGAGCAGCGACAGGCCTACGAATCCGCCCTCGGTCAGATGATTCTGATAATTGATGTGGTAATAGGTAAAAGCAAGCAAAAAAGTTCCAAACAAAATGACTGTCAAGCGGAGTAAAGCGTGTACCCCGTTCTTGTGTTTCCTCATACAGGTCTCCCCTTATCGTATATGGCGGCTAGACGTCTTGCGCGCCTCTACGATGGGTATAACCGGAGGAGATGTTGCTCCTTCGCATACAATAGCTCCCTTCCCTCGCAGAGGTGG
This window encodes:
- a CDS encoding TIGR00266 family protein is translated as MSAHEIDYVIMGEEIQCVEVQLDPGESVIAEAGSFMMMDPEITMETIFGDGSGSARGGGLVGKLMGAGKRLLTGESLFMTVFTHSGGYGRKSVTFAAPYPGKIIPLDLQQYGGKIICQKDSFLCAAKGVSIGIEFQRKLGAGFFGGEGFIMQKMEGDGLAFAHSGGYVLERTLQPGETIKLDTGCLVAMTSSVDYNIEMVKGVKTALFGGEGLFFATLRGPGKVWVQSLPFSRMADRILSAAGNAGRKEEGSILGGLGNLLDGR
- a CDS encoding response regulator transcription factor, which produces MFKIFIIEDDRGLVALLQDYLHKFGYETQAVEQFEQVRQQFEAFAPHLVLLDVNLPKYDGYYWCRQIRGISTCPILFLSARDGKMDQVMALENGADDYITKPFDYEIAMAKIKSQLRRAYGTYAGSNNERSLSVGGMTLDVERLSLTRGETKIDLSHTEAKILDELMKKSGILVTRDRLLEKIWDDQAFVDENTLNVYVTRVRKKLAALGITDGLQTVRGQGYRLYPNWEDEE
- a CDS encoding YitT family protein, with product MRKHKNGVHALLRLTVILFGTFLLAFTYYHINYQNHLTEGGFVGLSLLGKYVLGISPSITILVLDIPVLLIAMFYKGKTFVCHTFISVGAFTLFYGLMERYSGFVINLQDNLPLAALLSGILTGLGAGMVLRGGGASGGDDILSLLISEWKGIKVGTVFIIMDVVVLALSLFYMPLKETMYTVMAVVVAGYVITFTTSLGRPKLVKVPKLQKKLGQAQDVH